From a single Pirellulales bacterium genomic region:
- a CDS encoding fumarylacetoacetate hydrolase family protein, translated as MPTATPADIGIHIGIHLAVLRRHAIVFEGRTNAAQMHRTFRDLIDYLGRDNTFRYGAILLTGTGIVPDDDFRLKAGDIVNITIDGIGTLVNSVVQG; from the coding sequence TTGCCAACGGCGACGCCGGCCGACATCGGCATCCATATCGGCATCCATTTGGCCGTGCTTCGCCGGCACGCGATCGTGTTCGAGGGGCGGACCAACGCGGCGCAGATGCACCGCACATTTCGCGACCTGATCGACTATCTCGGCCGCGACAACACGTTTCGCTATGGTGCGATCTTGCTGACCGGCACAGGCATCGTGCCCGACGACGATTTCCGTCTCAAGGCGGGCGACATCGTGAACATCACCATCGACGGCATTGGCACGCTGGTGAATTCGGTCGTTCAGGGGTAG